Genomic DNA from Anolis sagrei isolate rAnoSag1 chromosome 12, rAnoSag1.mat, whole genome shotgun sequence:
GGTGTTCATCCTGCGGTCCTCCGTGGCATTCCCCATCGGGGTTGAAATGGTCCCCACAGCTGCGTGGAAACAAAGAGGAAATTAGATATTCTATAGAAGACAAGTCTCCtgtgatgaatctaacctttttgccaggaaggccgaagcctggaaagtcagtagctgacatgttgagagataggcaggagagctaagaggcaagagggaggagtcagccgactcctgattggctagagcagtcaggggaggagttagcttttagagggaaaaaggctgtgtctttttgacaagctgaGGAGAAGGGCTTTAAACATtgaagagtgtagaaggatagttaggaagagggagctgagaggaatttagacagagagaacttttgaagtgagccttggaattagagcatagggaaggcaaaggttcctgaatCACTGTACTTAGGagggtcagtgtaggaaagcctgtttgctctgtgaggcagtcagtgggctgttctcagggacacactgtgtcagagttagtgaacagtgtgaagcaaggaactcacaggagacaaaagttaaagtcttaagaGAAGACTATctgtctaaccagctaagcctctgaaacgcattacgcttttgtgccactcttattaagagttgatttgttcaccaagtttaaataaacctgttattGATtcattttaaactggtgtctgcctcggtctgtgtaACCCATTAGATCTCAGCTAGTTCAAAGACAAATCCATTTCAGAACAAAGGGCTTGAACCTAATTTaccaatttcacattcacacttatgttttcctcagacatataatTGAGGTGGCGGCGGCGAATCTACCTATTACATCGGTCATTTACATCGTTAgcacagttggtcacttaacaGTATTACTGAGgcgggataagagagtctttccccctcatCATAGTCATTTATCctggttaaagtagtgtccagctgaacgttaaacCCTTCACACTGGTGACCAGAGGTGGTATTGCCTTCCCCCTCTGTCCAAGATTGTCGTTCATCTTTGTTATATCTCCAAACATGGACGCTATTCACAAAGCTCAAAGGGACtccagaacacccccccccctgcatTTTTTTACCTGTCGCAGGTGTCGCTGAGGTCTCCAAACTCGTGGACATGTAGGCCGTGTGGTCCCGGCTCCAGCCCATCGACGGTCCCGTCCACTAGGCATTTCTCGGGGGAGACCTGCAAGAACCTCACCACCCCCTGGATCGGGCCAAGGCCGGATACCATGGCCACGGCCGCATTGCCTGATGGTGTTAAGAAGGAAAATACAGGGTTACACAAATCCAAATATCCTGTAATTTGACTTTTttttgtgctggtcaatgaccgaaataaatgatttgatttgacatTTCTTTACTCTCTATTAAATATTTTTGATGCAAGGGTTCCGTTATATAGGAAATGAGGGTAATGGCCTATTTGTTTCGAAGCCAATTGGCAGAAAAGAGGAGAGCTGAAGCCTAGAGCCcttgatattttaatcgtgttatgaagtggcattgtgttgttattgtatgttaACAcgtgttgtgaaccggtccgaatccctctttgaaggtgagagggtcggtatataaaacctcgaaataaataaataattgtaggaTTTATTAACGTTCTGTCCAAagctttgcatatttatttatttatttatttattatttcctgcataattaattaattaattaattaattatttcctGCATTATCTCCCtatgaggggactcaaagcagtttccaacacaggtaaaggtttcccatgatattaagtctagtcgtgtccgactggggagcggtgctcatttctgtttctaagccaaagagccggcgttatccgtagacacctcaaggTGATggggacagcatgactgcatggagtgccgttaccttcccgcagaatcggtatctattgatctactcatatttgcatgctttctaactgctaggttagcagaagctggggtaactgcaggagctcactccactccccagattcgaactgctgaccttttggtcagcaagttgagtAGCTTGGCGGCATTTTTGTTCTATGTAAATGATTAATCCGGCAACATGGGAACAAAGACATAAGGAAAACACTGCCTAGTAaaagtaaatcatagaatcaaagagttggaagagacctcgtgggccatccagtccaaccccattctgccaagaagcaggaatattgcattcaaatcacccctgacagatggccatccagcctctgtttaaaagcttccaaagaaggggcctccaccacactccggggcagagagttccactgctgaacggctctcacagtcaggaagttcttcctcgtgttcagatggaatctcctctcttgtagtttgaagccattgttccgcgtcctagtctccagggaagcagaaaacaagcttgctccctcctccctgtggcttcctctcacatatttatacatggcgatcatgtctcctctcagccttctcttcttcaggctaaacatgcccagctccttaagccgctcctcatagagcttgttctatggctatacatggctatcatatcccctctcagccttctcttcttcaggctaaacatgcccagctccttaagccgctcgtcatagggcttgttctccagaccctttatcattttagtcgctctcctctggacacattccagcttgtcaatatctctcttgaattgtggtgcccagaactggacacaatattccaggtgtggtctaaccaaagcaggacAATTAtttacaacagcagcaaaatattgctatataggaGATCTATTTCAAGCCAAAACTTGTGACAGTGGAGCTTTCCACCCGCCTCTCTGGTCCATGGGAAGGATAGGGACGGTGTATGGAGAATGTCAGAGCTgctatctgttatagaactccattaTGCCGATGACAACATAGTCTGTtcccattcagaagaagacctacaggccactctaaacaccttgaAGCATATGAGAACCTCAGCCTCTCATTgagcatcgagaaaaccaaagtgctcttccagcagtcatcagccaatccctctccaatgccggaaatacagcttaatggtataacattagaaaatgttgaccatttccgctcccttggcagccacctctgcaccaaagtcaacattgatgccAAAATataacaccgtctgagctctgcgagtgcagcattcttccaaatgaagcagggagtttgaggacctggacatccgtagggagaccaaggggcttgtttataaaactattgtcctcccaaccctgctttacgcctgcgaaacgtggactgtctacagatgtcacactcaactcctagaacggttgcctctgaaaaattctgcaaatctattgggaagacaagtgggaaaatgtcagcgtgctggatgaagcaaagaccaccagcatttaataataataataataataataataataataataataataataataatctttatttataccccgccacccaagggactcggggcggcttacatgaggccaagcccaacaacacatcaatacaagaaagcaataaacaaaaacaatacaaatgctatacaattaatataaatcacatataaccaataaacaataagcaattaacacacaaggatttaaaatcctatggccgggccaaatgtcatagtttaaaatttaacaaaataaacgctgggcatgaacaaagtAATGATATGTCTGATAGGAGGGTTTTCAAAAGAAATGAGGGGAAgggatgctcctctgccatcaactctgctggacttgccacgttgtccgaatgtccaaagatcaccatctcccaaagcagttactctactcccaactcaagaacgggaaatgtaacattggtggacagggaaagagattgaaagatgggtttaaaaccaaccttaaaaactgtggaatggacactgagaactgggaaggcctggctcttgagcgctctaactggaggtcagctgtgaccagcagtgctgaggaattcgaagaggcacgaatggagggtgaaagggagaaacatgccaagaggaaggcctaTCAAGCCGGGAttatggcgcagctggctgagtgtcagctgcattaagatcactctgaccaaaaggtcatgagttcgaaaccagctcgggttggagtgggtttccaaccaatcgtgtgtagcctgttgtcgacctttgcagcccgaaagacagttgcatctgtcaagcaggaaaataaggtaccaccttaaaaagtgtggggaggctaaattaactgatttattattattattattattattattattattattattattactttatttgtaccccgatagcatctcccgaaggactcgatgcggcttacataggccaaggcctcaaaacaccatacaacaatacaataactaaagcaaattaaaaacagttaagtagtatgaggccataaagaagactccagcaaagcattccagcgaggaagcatgcggggaatgcggaagtgcttcatcagcgtcagaTGGACAataaaagcgacagctccccggtggccagaaaagttaaatagcatctgtgtatgtctgtatatgtttgtatgtcaaaaattggcattgaatgtttgccatatatgtgtacattgtaatctgccctgagtcccctgcggggtgagaagggcggaatagaaaagctgtaaaaaagccaaccctgactgggtcCACCTTCCAccttactgtgggagaacatgcgtgTCAATAATAggactccatagtcacctacagacccaccgccaagacactacactcggaggaccatcatccttgggctttgagggattgcctaagtaagtaaagtaaatttACTTGGTAGTCATAGATCTGTTTATTGTGtaattaatgattttttaaagctACTTTAAGGTTTGCTGCGTAAAGAGCGAGAAGCATGACTGTGAGGAGGTgatcagagtggagagaaagcacacaGTGCTGTCGTGTGACAGAAGAGTAGAGGgagatgtattgtttatttctctgaattctgccaccaactggtatagtggaggccaattgttatatgtaatctatggtaactgccaccaacatgAGATATGAGGTATCACTGtgagatatggcaatacagacgCAGAATGGATGGAGGTGAGACTGTCTCCAACAAAAGAtaactggtttattgagtacaaagcaTGTGGTTACAAGTTGTAACttattttatagaactttgaataatacttggttagttaaacatttcactcttccaggttagacagtatcttactgaggtgaagctcttgttaataaacaatgtttcagtacaggaatatcttccctatttgatctttccttgatcaaataaattaagAAGCTTATCCTTTAGActttcccttgactaaagaatcatagaatcaaagagttggaagagacctcatgggccatccagtccaaccccgccaagaagcaggaatattgcattcaaatcacccctgacagatggccatccagcctctgtttaaaagcttccaaagaaggagcctccaccacactccggtgcagagagttccactgctgaacggctctcacagtcaggaagttcttcctcatgttcagatggaatctcctctcttgaagcttgaagccattgttccgcgtcctagtctccagggaagcagaaaacaagcttgctccctcctccctgtggcttcctctcacatatttatacatggctatcatatcccctctcagccttctcttcttcaggctaaacatgcccagctccttaagccattcctcatagggcttgttctccagaccttttatcattttagtcgctctcctctggacacattccagcttgtcaatatctctcttgaattgtggtgcccagaactggacacaatattccagatgtggtctaaccaaaacagaatagaggggtagcatgacttccctagatctagacactatgctcctcttgatgcaggccaaaatcccattggctttttttgccgccacatcacattcctggctcatgtttaacttgttgtccacgaggactccaagatctttttcacacgtactgctctcgagccaggcattgtcccccattctgtatctttgcatttcgtttttcctgccaaagtggagtatcttgcatttgtcactgttgaacttcattttgttagttttggcccatctctctaatctgtcaagatcgttttgaatcctgctcctggctatgtttctcctggctatgtttctcctttcagcctccttagactgagaaacctccagtagctattcaggcttcccaaagccacaattctttgctcacacttcactctcccactctactcttcacttcctCTCTTTTACTCCTTTCAGATACAGAATCAACTCCTAACTGCCTCTcaaactgtctgttttcaaaactctctccacttgctcctcccacttctccttctgccagcttgccttggtctccaAGGCAATGCTGACTGAGGATCTCTGAAATAGGCTGCTCCAGTGTTACTATAGCTAacccaaacacatatatatacagtttaaaacatgcaaagtatgaATAACTTCTGCACAATGACCCAGGAGGGAAATGGGGCTGGGACGTACCTGGCACAGTGCTCCCCATCCCTTTCAACACGGCTTTGCGCCCGGTCCTCTCCAAAAGGTTCTGGACCTCCTCGGTGCCAAGGCTGGTCTCCACCAGCACTGTCTGGGAATCCAGCTGAACATCTAGAACCTGGAGACCTGGAGCAAAATATAGAGAGAAGTCAGAATACAATTCATTTATCgtatcatcagcaaccataccattgtattacacttctaacagaacaaaacaaacacacagattaaaaagaaaaagaaaacacacagattttcaaacttggtagttggttaaatgtcctttgaccagtatctgtccccttggagtgcctctggtgttgccgcaagaaggtcctccatggtgcatgtggcagggctcagggtgcattgcagcaggtggtctgtggtttgctcttctccacactcgcatgctgtggattccaccctgtagccccatttcttaagattggctctgcatctcgtggtgccagagcgcagtctgttcagcgccttccaagtcgcccagtcttctgtgtgcccagggggggagtctctcatctggtatcacccatggattgaggtgctgggtttgggcctgccacttttggactcttgcttgctggggtgttccagcaagtgtctctgtagatcttagaaaactatgtcttgatttgagtcgttgacgtgctggctgatacccaaacgggatgagctggaaatatctctgccttggtcctttcactattggctgctacttcccagcggatgtcaggtggtgcaatacaagctaagcagtgtaatttctccagtggtgtggggcgcagacaccccgtgataatgcggcatgtctcattaagagccacatctactgttttagcgtggtgagatgtgttccacaatgggcatgcatactcagcagcagagtagcatagcgcaagggcagatgtcttccctgtgtctggttgtgatccccaggttgtgccagtcagctttcgtatgatgttgtttctagcgcccactttttgcttgatgttcaggcagtgcttcttgtaggtcagagcacagtccaaagtgactcccaggtatttgggtgtgttgcaatgctccagtgggattccttcccaggtaatcctcagagctcgggatacaataataatacaatacaatacaatactactaaataataataaaactttatttataccccgctaccatctcctcaagggactcggtgcggcttacatgaggccgagcccacaatacatcaataataaaaacaacaagaaatacaaaacaataaaaataaaactcataacagaaaataagcaataaacattaacagtaacacaacgacgtttaaaaacctatggctgggccaaatgtaataattaaaatttaaaaataatgctgagcatgaacaggtgaaatatgactaggatTGAGTTTTCGGAGATGGATGGGCATGCAGACACTGGCTATTGATCAacaataaagtgcatttagaggacatattgccgggagtttccttattctgggaaggcacactggaacaatcacgttttcaggctcctcctaaagactgccagagttggggcatgcctgatgttcttggggagtgagttccagagtcggggggccaccaccgagaaggccctctccctcgtccctaccaatcacgcctgcgatggaggtgggagcgcgagcagggcctcctcagatgatcgaagagattgtgtgggttcgtacacagaaatgtggtcacgcaggtaggcgggtcccaaaccgttcagggctttgtaggtaaggacctgcaccttgaattgggaccggaaaatgaatggcagccagtggagctccttaaacaggaggtttACTAAATGAAGTACTAAATGTTGAGGTCATGGTAGAATGCCCATCTATCtctaggtattgtcgaaggctttcatggctggaatcactaggttcttgtgcattttttcgggctatatggccatgttctagaggcattctctcctgacgtttcgcctgcatctatggcaagcatcctcagaggtagtgaagtctgttggagttagaaaaatgggtttatatatctgtggaatgactggggtggggccaagagctcttctctgctggagctaggtgtgaatgtttcaagtgaccaccttcattagcattgaaggcctggctgagcctgggggaatcttttgttgagaggtgttaagatgtgcctggttgtttcctctctgctgtttagctgttgtaattttagagttttttaatactggtagccagattttgttcattttcatggtctcctcctttctgttgaaattgtccacatgcttgtgtatttcaatggcttctctgcattgtctgacatggtggttgttggtgtggtccagcatttctgtgttctcaaatagtatgctgtgtccaggctggttcatcaggtgctctgctgtggctgacttctctggttgaagtagtctgcagtgcctttcatgttccttgatgcgtgtctgggcaatgctgcgtttggtggtctctatgtggatgacaccattaccatttggagccatggacaaaagatttccccaggctcagccaggccttcaaatgctaatgaaggtggtcagttgaaacattcacacctaactccagcagagaagagctctttgccccaccccagtcattccacagatataaaggtaaaggtaaaggtagtccactgacattaagtccagtcatgtctgactctggggtgtggtgctcatctccatttctaatccgaagagccagcgttgtccgtagacacttccaaggtcatgtggccgacatgactgcaaggagtgctgttaccttcccgccggagcagtacctattgatctactcacatttgcatgttttcaaactgctaggttggcagaagctagggctgacagcggaaactcacgccgctccccggaatcgaacctgcgacctttcgatcaacaagctcagcagctcagtgctttaacccactgcgccaccgggggctccacagatatataaacccattttcctaactccagcagacctcactacctctgaggatgcttgccatagatgcaggcgaaacgtcaggagaaaatgcctctagaacatggccatatagcccgaaaaaacccacaagaacctagtatctCCAGGTAGCATCCAACctgtggtcttccaggtgttttggactctatgagagcagacatgatggccatgttgaaatatgtgagggaaagtcataggaaggagggagcaagcttgttttctgctaacttggagactaggacacaatggagcaatgacttcaaactacaagaaagaaaagagattccacttgaatattaggaagaacgtcctcactgtaaggagagctgttcagcggtggaactctctgccccagagtgtggtggaagctttgaaAACAGAGGCTGTGTGccattttaatgtgattttcctgcttcttgacagaatggggttggactggatggcccacaaggtctcatccaactctaggattctatcattccaTCTCCAGCTTTGGTCAACTTCTCTAATGTGCagtaattctgggagctaaagtccgaAACACCCGCGAGGTCCAAAGGTTGTGCAACTACATATTCCTGGAATTGCTCCTGCTCTTTCTCTCACCTGGCACTCCTTTCAGAGTCTTCTGAACAGCCTCCACACAATTCTGGCAGGTCATCTGGACGGCAAACTCCAACTGCACAAAAAGAGCAAGAGAGAAAGATTGCTCAAAAGTTTATAAATGTCAGCCagaatctccctgttgtgccacctctacaaagttctggagactcttattttgcatagaattatggaaaaaatagacccctgtctgatcccacagcaagctggcttcaggaaaggcaaaagctgcacatcacaagtgctgaacctgacccagcacatagaagatagcttggaaaggcagcagatcacagaagcggtcttcatagacctgtccgcagcctctgatactgtgaaccaccaccgcctcctcctgagaaaaatgtataataccacaaaggacgaccacctcacccgcctcataggaaacctgctacaaaacaggagcttttttgttgagttccagggccagagaagcagatggcggaagcagaagaacggcctgcctcaggggagcgtgcttgctccatccatgttcaacatctacacaaatgaccagccactgccagaagggacagagagcttcatctatgctgatgatcgtgccattaccactcaagcagggagctttgagatggtagaacagaagctctccgaagctctaggtgctcttactgcctattacagggaaaaccaactgatccctaatccatctaaaacacagacatgcgcctttcaccttaagaacagacaagcatcccgagctctgaggattattacctgggaagaaatcccactggagcactgcaacacacccaaatacctgggagtcactttggaccgtgctctgacctacaagaagcctgcctgaacatcaaacaaaaagtgggcgctagaaacaacatcatacgaaagctgactggcacaacctggggatcacaaccagacacagtgaagacatctgcccttgcgctatgctactctgctgctgagtatgcatgcccagtatggaacatatctcaccacgctaaaacagtagatgtggctcttaatgagacatgccgcattatcacagggtgcctgcgccctacaccactggagaaattacactgcttagccggtattgcaccacctgacatccgccgggaagtagcagccaatagtgaaaggaccaaggcagagacatttccagctcattccctgtttgggtatcagccagcatgtcaaagacttaaatcaagacatagttttcttacatctacagagacactcgctggaacaccccagcaagcgagagtccaaaagtggcaggcccaaacccagcacctcaatccatgggtgataccagatgagagactcccccctgggcacacagaagactgggtgacttggaaggcgctgaacagattgcgctctggcaccacgagatgcagagccaatcttaagaaatggggccacaaagtggaatcctcggcatgcgagtgcggagaagaacaaaccactgaccacctgctgcaatgcactctgagccctgccacatgcacaagggaggaccttcttgcggcaaccccagaggctctccaagtggccagatactggtcaaaggacatttaaccaactaccaaatttgcaaaatctgtgtgttttttttctttcttttttcctttttaatctgtgtgtttgttttgctctgttagaattgtaatacaatagctgctgatgacacgataaataaatagccagaaTGATAAGGAATCACATCttatcttggacagcaatggctcccaaagtgacccatttaaggtggaatcaggtgtcaaacagggatgtgttattattGCCACAacattattctccatcttcatcgctatgatacttcatcttgttgaccgagtggaaatcatctatcggacaagtAGCaatctatttaacctcagcagaccgaaagtcaaaaccaaggttacaacatctattatagaactctggtatgctgatgacaacattgtctatgcacattcagaagaagacctacaagaccTTTGCAGAagaatacgagaagctcggcctgtcattgaacatcgagaaaaccaaagtgctgttccagtagtcaccagccaatccctctccaatgccagagaaacagcttaatagtgtaaaattaataataataataataataataataataataataatctttatttgtaccccgctaccatctccccaaggagcccccggtggcgcagtgggttaaagcactgagctgctgaacttgttgatcgaaaggtcgcaggttcgattccggggagcggcgtgagcttccgctgtcagtcctagcttctgccaacctagcagttcgaaaacatgcaaatgtgagtagatcaataggtaccgctccagcgggaaggtaagggcgctccatgcagtcatgccggccacatgaccttggaagtgtctacggacaacactggctcttcggcttagaaatggagatgagcaccatatcccagagtcagacatgactggacttaatgtcaggggactacctaccttaccatctccccaagggatgaccttcactcaaaaaaaatgattttgtcatgtgggagttgtagttgctgggatttatagttcacctacaatgaaagagcattctgaacctaaacaacgatggaattgagccaaacttggcacacaattctcccatgaccaacagaaaatacaggaagggtttggtgtcctttaattttggagttatagttcacctacatccagagatcactgtggactcaaacaatgagggatctggactaaactttacacaaatactcaatatgcccaaatgtgaacactggcggagtttggggaaaatagaatcttgacatttgggagttgtagttgctgggatttatagctcacctacaatcaaagagcattctgaacctaaccaacgatggaattgtaccaaacatggcacacagttctcccatgaccaacaaaaaatactggaagggtttggtgggcagtgtcctttaattttggagttctagttcacctacatccagagaagagaagacaatgatgccggggaaagtggaaggtaaaaggaagaggcgccaaccaagggcaagatggatggatggcatccttgaagcgactggactgaccttgaaggagctgggggtggtgacggccgacagggagctctggcatgggctggtccatgaggtcacgaagagtcggagacgactgaatgaatgaacaacacatccagagagcactgtggactcaaacaatgatggatgtggaccaaactctacacgaatactcaatatgccgaaatgtgaacactggcggagtttgggggaaatagaatcttgacatttgggagttgtggttgctgggatttatagttcacctacaatcacagagcattctgaaccccaccaacgatagaattggtccaaacttcccacaaagaaccccaatgaccatcagaatgggtcacagcaacgcg
This window encodes:
- the CCS gene encoding copper chaperone for superoxide dismutase, producing the protein MAGARGENGGVACKLEFAVQMTCQNCVEAVQKTLKGVPGLQVLDVQLDSQTVLVETSLGTEEVQNLLERTGRKAVLKGMGSTVPGNAAVAMVSGLGPIQGVVRFLQVSPEKCLVDGTVDGLEPGPHGLHVHEFGDLSDTCDSCGDHFNPDGECHGGPQDEHRHAGDLGNIMAAEDGRASFRIEDGRLRVQDIIGRSLVIDAGEDDLGRGCHPLSKVTGNSGDRVACGIIARSSGLFQNPKKICTCDGVTLWEERERPMALLGKKTGNPLAPHL